A single region of the Candidatus Megaera polyxenophila genome encodes:
- a CDS encoding alkaline phosphatase → MQFNIDTVVFIVFLTLNLVVGLYYGRGVKNIKDYSLGNRNFSTGALVSTIVATWIGGDYLFITIAEVYTTGLHYTIGCLGMVVCLFLNAYVFVPKMSEFLGSISVASAMGDLYGKHVRLISAIGGAIASAGFIAVQFKVFGYILNDFLGLSGNYPIFLAASVVILYSSVGGIRSVTFTDVIQFFTFGVLIPVLGIVIWNDLSSLPTFNLVTAVQHPLFNYEEFLGLSNPKFWSVLLLFLLFSIPDLNPTMFQRVAIGRSVSQVKKAFSISAILLMLILIGMAWIAFLLFNIDPNLNPKDLVQYITNNYAHTGLKSFIMVGVVAMCMSTADSNINASSVLLTHDFCYPLNIKFKSELVLSKIISVLLGVISIYLALLDYDLLPLVFMTQSFYIPIIDVPLILAILGFRSTTKSVLIGMGAGFVSVIVWRIYFMDTTGVDSILPGTIVNLIFFMGSHYLLKQNGGWINKKNNQLSCSNGTIAKHKFHQLIKAITEFDLMVFCKNNSPKRDLTYTSFGIFSTISTISTMYSISNVIDGQNKDTILPFYEIMLVLSVCFTTYPIWPSTIKKDNIAQIAWSISIFFLLIFCSSFFLMLSNFSHLQFVVFIVNLIVAAILTRWKLLLTMMIVGIYSSIKAYQYYTGIDNIVINMASTSLIIYTFLLAGTAIVIFFRPKQAYEEEIEQKSNYLEHKVIDQKKELTKLYEIKNELLRNLEHETRTPITGITSLGQVLWANYDKFNEEQRRNATKDIADSSERLTSLVNNLIDLSKLNNINYQLNKSQVNLSDLVYKRLELCKKLYIQDKDQEDLWFNLQIDNELTALCDQYYISRTIDNIIVNAIQYCKQGTITIELKPEQNHTIVFSVKDEGIGIPKDELFEVFEPFTVSSNTKTPAGGRGIGLALSKKVIEAHNGQIWAKQNQDKGVTVAFTLTIND, encoded by the coding sequence ATGCAATTTAATATTGATACAGTAGTCTTTATTGTGTTTTTAACCCTTAATCTTGTAGTAGGCCTTTACTATGGAAGAGGAGTAAAAAACATAAAGGATTACTCTTTAGGAAACAGAAATTTTTCTACTGGGGCTTTAGTTTCTACAATAGTTGCTACGTGGATTGGCGGGGATTATCTTTTTATAACGATAGCTGAGGTTTACACCACCGGATTACATTACACTATTGGTTGTTTGGGGATGGTAGTGTGCTTATTCCTAAATGCGTATGTTTTTGTTCCAAAAATGAGTGAATTTCTAGGGAGCATTTCTGTAGCTTCAGCAATGGGAGATTTATATGGGAAACACGTAAGACTTATATCAGCTATAGGAGGAGCTATTGCTTCCGCAGGTTTCATAGCAGTACAGTTTAAAGTTTTCGGTTATATTTTAAATGATTTTTTAGGATTATCTGGAAACTATCCAATTTTTTTAGCTGCATCTGTAGTGATATTATACTCTAGCGTTGGAGGAATTAGATCAGTTACTTTTACAGATGTGATACAATTCTTTACTTTTGGCGTATTAATACCTGTTTTGGGTATCGTTATATGGAACGACTTAAGCAGTCTTCCTACCTTTAATCTAGTAACTGCTGTTCAACACCCTCTATTTAATTATGAAGAGTTCTTAGGTCTTTCGAATCCTAAATTTTGGTCGGTATTATTATTGTTTCTGCTTTTTTCCATACCAGATTTGAACCCAACTATGTTCCAGAGAGTGGCCATAGGACGTAGTGTCTCTCAGGTTAAAAAAGCTTTTAGTATTTCAGCTATATTACTAATGTTAATTTTAATTGGAATGGCATGGATTGCATTTCTTCTATTCAATATCGACCCTAATCTTAATCCTAAAGACTTAGTACAATACATAACAAATAACTACGCTCATACAGGACTTAAAAGTTTTATAATGGTAGGTGTAGTAGCCATGTGTATGTCTACAGCTGATTCTAATATAAATGCTTCATCAGTTCTATTAACTCACGATTTTTGTTATCCACTAAATATAAAATTTAAAAGTGAATTAGTCTTGTCCAAAATTATTTCGGTATTACTTGGGGTAATTTCCATATATTTAGCATTACTTGATTATGATTTGTTACCGCTGGTATTTATGACCCAAAGTTTCTATATCCCAATAATTGATGTACCTCTTATATTGGCTATCTTAGGTTTTCGTAGTACGACAAAATCAGTTTTAATAGGTATGGGAGCAGGCTTTGTAAGTGTTATAGTATGGCGAATATATTTTATGGATACTACTGGGGTTGATAGTATTCTACCTGGAACAATTGTTAATTTAATATTCTTTATGGGAAGCCATTATCTATTAAAGCAAAATGGAGGATGGATTAATAAAAAAAATAACCAATTGTCTTGTAGTAACGGAACTATAGCTAAACATAAATTTCATCAACTTATAAAAGCTATTACAGAATTTGATTTAATGGTTTTTTGTAAGAATAATTCACCTAAAAGGGATTTAACTTATACTAGTTTTGGTATCTTTTCTACCATTTCTACTATCTCTACTATGTACTCCATATCTAACGTTATCGATGGCCAAAACAAAGATACAATATTACCATTTTATGAGATTATGCTTGTATTATCTGTGTGTTTTACGACTTATCCTATTTGGCCATCAACTATAAAAAAAGATAATATTGCACAAATAGCTTGGAGTATAAGTATCTTTTTCCTATTGATTTTTTGTAGTAGCTTTTTTCTAATGTTAAGCAACTTTAGCCATTTGCAGTTTGTAGTATTTATTGTCAACCTAATAGTAGCTGCAATATTAACTCGATGGAAATTATTACTTACTATGATGATAGTAGGTATTTATTCAAGTATAAAAGCTTATCAATACTATACAGGTATAGATAATATTGTTATTAATATGGCTTCTACTTCACTTATTATCTATACCTTTTTACTAGCTGGTACTGCTATTGTTATCTTTTTTAGACCAAAACAAGCTTATGAAGAAGAAATTGAACAAAAATCAAATTATTTAGAACATAAAGTAATAGACCAGAAGAAAGAACTAACTAAGCTATACGAAATTAAAAATGAGCTTTTACGAAACCTGGAACATGAAACACGCACCCCAATTACCGGTATTACTAGTCTCGGACAGGTTTTATGGGCTAACTACGATAAATTTAATGAAGAACAAAGGCGTAATGCAACCAAAGATATTGCTGATAGTTCCGAAAGATTAACCAGTTTAGTAAATAATCTTATTGATTTATCAAAACTTAATAATATTAACTACCAGTTAAATAAGTCTCAAGTAAACTTATCTGATTTAGTTTATAAAAGGTTAGAACTATGTAAAAAACTGTATATTCAGGATAAAGATCAAGAAGACTTATGGTTTAACTTACAAATAGATAATGAATTAACCGCTTTATGTGATCAGTACTACATTTCACGTACTATCGATAATATCATAGTAAATGCTATTCAATACTGTAAGCAGGGAACAATTACAATTGAGCTGAAACCGGAGCAAAACCACACTATTGTTTTTAGTGTAAAAGATGAAGGAATAGGCATTCCAAAAGATGAACTATTTGAAGTTTTTGAACCATTTACCGTTAGTTCAAATACTAAAACTCCTGCAGGTGGAAGAGGTATAGGGCTTGCCTTATCTAAAAAAGTTATTGAAGCACATAACGGTCAGATATGGGCTAAACAGAACCAAGACAAAGGAGTTACTGTTGCATTTACTTTGACAATTAATGACTAA
- a CDS encoding transposase produces the protein MRKSNIIDYKNPTQNLVTDVLSEFLRESAQKMLQLAIEEEVQNFISSYQDKLLTNGSKQVVRNGYLPERNIQTGIGEVAVKVPRVRDRGKEDIKFSSNLIPQYMRRTVTIDVLLPLLYLKGISTTDFADSFEPILGSKPKNLSPNVISRLKSEWYDQYLLWQRRDLTKKKYVYFWVDGIYLQARMESEKNCILVIIGVDEYGKKELVAIDDGFRESKESWQGLLLDIKSRGLIHSPALAVGDGALGFWGALTEEYPTTVHQRCWVHKTSNILNKLPKSQQAKAKQMIHNIYMASSREEAESSWKKFILAYSAKYPKATECLLKNEKELLAFYDFPGEHWIHLRTTNPIESTFATVKHRTRKSRNCFSRNTIIAATYKLFLEAEKRWKPLRGKNRIAQVINMEKFIDGIHVSEISNDNLNEKKYVA, from the coding sequence ATGAGAAAGAGTAATATAATTGATTATAAAAATCCAACACAAAATTTAGTAACAGATGTATTAAGTGAGTTTTTAAGGGAGTCAGCTCAAAAAATGTTGCAACTAGCTATAGAGGAAGAGGTACAAAATTTTATATCATCCTACCAAGATAAGTTACTTACTAATGGGAGTAAACAAGTCGTCCGCAATGGCTACTTACCTGAGCGCAACATACAAACCGGTATAGGAGAGGTAGCAGTAAAAGTACCACGGGTAAGAGATAGAGGTAAAGAGGATATAAAATTCTCTTCTAATCTGATTCCGCAATACATGAGGCGTACGGTTACTATAGATGTTCTATTACCGCTACTTTATTTAAAGGGAATATCTACTACAGATTTTGCTGATAGCTTTGAACCTATATTGGGTAGCAAGCCAAAGAACTTATCACCTAATGTAATATCCAGGCTAAAATCTGAGTGGTATGATCAATATTTGTTATGGCAAAGACGAGATTTAACAAAGAAGAAATATGTCTACTTCTGGGTTGATGGTATTTATTTACAGGCAAGAATGGAATCGGAGAAGAACTGTATTTTGGTAATAATTGGTGTTGATGAATACGGAAAAAAGGAATTGGTCGCTATAGATGATGGTTTTAGAGAAAGCAAGGAAAGCTGGCAAGGATTATTACTCGACATAAAAAGCAGAGGTCTGATACACTCTCCTGCCTTAGCTGTTGGAGATGGAGCACTTGGTTTTTGGGGAGCTCTGACAGAAGAATATCCTACTACGGTACATCAGCGCTGTTGGGTACATAAGACTTCTAATATTTTGAATAAGTTACCAAAATCTCAGCAAGCTAAAGCCAAGCAAATGATACATAATATTTATATGGCTAGTTCTAGAGAAGAAGCTGAATCCAGTTGGAAAAAATTTATCTTGGCTTATTCTGCTAAATATCCTAAGGCTACAGAATGCTTATTGAAAAATGAAAAAGAGTTATTAGCTTTTTACGATTTTCCAGGGGAGCACTGGATACATTTGCGGACAACTAATCCTATTGAATCTACCTTTGCTACGGTTAAGCATAGAACTAGAAAATCTAGGAATTGTTTTTCGAGAAATACTATTATTGCTGCTACCTATAAATTATTCCTTGAAGCAGAAAAAAGGTGGAAACCTTTACGAGGTAAAAACCGCATTGCCCAAGTTATTAATATGGAAAAATTTATAGATGGAATTCATGTAAGTGAAATTAGTAACGATAACTTAAATGAGAAAAAATATGTTGCCTAA
- a CDS encoding copG family transcriptional regulator: MITSIIGINMRTIVDIPDSQVKILDQVSKKKNVSRASLIREALTKYINSYSNSKKSYELAFGVWKRKKLDSLDYQQKLRNEWDS; encoded by the coding sequence ATGATAACAAGTATAATAGGTATTAATATGAGAACTATTGTTGACATACCTGATTCACAAGTAAAAATTCTAGATCAGGTATCAAAAAAGAAAAATGTATCAAGAGCAAGTCTTATAAGGGAAGCTCTAACAAAATACATAAATAGCTACAGTAATAGTAAAAAAAGTTATGAATTAGCATTTGGGGTTTGGAAAAGGAAAAAATTGGACAGTTTGGACTATCAGCAAAAATTAAGGAATGAGTGGGACTCATGA
- a CDS encoding twitching motility protein PilT: MKAVFDTNILIDYLIGNLLAKKEIEQYHSPQISIITKMEILVGVTDNEEIIKEFLNGFNIIPLNDKIAEIAVNIRKENKIKIPDAIIWATAKYTDSLLITRNTKDFQGLGADIKIPYNV; this comes from the coding sequence ATGAAAGCTGTATTTGATACTAATATATTGATAGATTATTTAATTGGTAATCTGTTAGCCAAAAAAGAAATCGAGCAGTATCATTCCCCTCAAATCAGTATAATTACAAAAATGGAAATACTAGTTGGGGTAACCGATAATGAAGAAATAATAAAGGAGTTTTTGAATGGTTTTAATATAATTCCTCTTAATGACAAAATTGCTGAAATTGCAGTTAATATAAGAAAGGAAAATAAAATAAAAATCCCAGATGCTATAATCTGGGCTACTGCAAAATACACAGATAGCTTATTAATAACTAGAAATACCAAAGATTTTCAAGGAT